A single Microbacterium protaetiae DNA region contains:
- a CDS encoding adenylosuccinate synthase produces MPGIVIVGVQWGDEGKGKATDLLADRTDWVVKFNGGNNAGHTVVVGDEKYALHLLPSGILTPGVTPVIGNGVVIDLEVLFSELEALSARGVDVSKLKVSANAHIITQYHRTLDKVTERFLGKRQIGTTGRGIGPSYADKINRVGIRVQDLFDEGILRQKIEGALDQKNHLLVKVFNRRAISCDEVLEDLLSYADRLRPMVDDTALLLDKALDAGDVVVFEGGQATMLDIDHGTYPFVTSSSATAGGAATGSGVGPGRLDRIVGIVKAYTTRVGAGPFPTELFDESGDWLRSRGFEFGTTTGRPRRVGWYDAPVTRYATRINGITDLVMTKLDILTGLEQIPVCVAYDVGGQRFDEVPVNQTDFHHATPIYEYFPGWSEDISRAREFSDLPQTAQDYVLALEKMSGTRISVIGVGAARDAVIVRHDLV; encoded by the coding sequence ATGCCGGGAATCGTCATCGTCGGAGTGCAATGGGGAGACGAGGGGAAGGGCAAGGCCACCGACCTTCTCGCCGATCGCACGGACTGGGTCGTGAAGTTCAACGGCGGCAACAACGCCGGGCACACGGTCGTGGTGGGCGATGAGAAATACGCGCTGCACCTGCTGCCTTCCGGCATCCTGACCCCCGGCGTCACGCCGGTGATCGGCAACGGCGTCGTGATCGACCTCGAGGTCCTGTTCAGCGAGCTCGAGGCACTGTCGGCGCGGGGCGTCGACGTGTCGAAGCTGAAGGTCAGCGCCAACGCGCACATCATCACGCAGTACCATCGCACGCTCGACAAGGTGACCGAGCGGTTCCTCGGCAAGCGGCAGATCGGAACCACCGGGCGCGGCATCGGCCCCTCCTACGCCGACAAGATCAACCGCGTCGGCATCCGCGTGCAAGACCTCTTCGACGAAGGCATTCTGCGCCAGAAGATCGAGGGCGCGCTCGACCAGAAGAACCACCTGCTCGTGAAGGTCTTCAATCGCCGGGCGATCAGTTGCGACGAGGTGCTCGAAGACTTGTTGTCGTACGCCGACCGGCTGCGTCCCATGGTCGACGACACCGCTCTGCTGCTCGACAAGGCTCTCGACGCGGGCGATGTCGTCGTCTTCGAGGGCGGCCAGGCGACCATGCTCGACATCGACCATGGCACCTACCCGTTCGTCACCTCGTCGTCGGCGACCGCCGGGGGAGCGGCGACCGGCTCCGGCGTCGGCCCGGGTCGGCTCGACCGGATCGTCGGGATCGTCAAGGCGTACACGACCCGGGTCGGGGCGGGCCCCTTCCCGACCGAGCTGTTCGACGAGTCGGGTGACTGGCTGCGCTCGCGCGGCTTCGAGTTCGGCACGACCACCGGGCGTCCGCGCCGGGTGGGCTGGTACGACGCGCCCGTCACCCGCTATGCCACGCGCATCAACGGCATCACCGATCTGGTCATGACCAAGCTCGACATCCTCACCGGGCTCGAGCAGATTCCGGTGTGCGTCGCCTACGACGTCGGCGGGCAGCGTTTTGACGAGGTGCCGGTCAACCAGACCGACTTCCACCATGCGACGCCGATCTACGAGTACTTCCCCGGCTGGAGCGAAGACATCTCTCGCGCCCGCGAGTTCTCAGACCTGCCGCAGACCGCGCAGGACTACGTGCTCGCGCTCGAGAAGATGAGCGGCACCCGCATCTCGGTCATCGGAGTGGGCGCCGCCCGCGACGCGGTCATCGTGCGCCACGATCTCGTCTGA
- a CDS encoding SseB family protein — protein MASDMPLVERALRRATTGALTMQSVMWVFAASTVYVPSGADPGADRSGMRPVYYQKGADRMLAVFTSPAAAEAVNEIAPYLVTFSGEQLLSTMPATDGLVVNPGTPVGFDVEPEGLTQLRDELGTSAA, from the coding sequence ATGGCGAGTGATATGCCGCTGGTGGAACGCGCCTTGCGCCGTGCGACGACGGGCGCGCTCACGATGCAGAGTGTGATGTGGGTGTTCGCCGCGTCGACGGTCTACGTGCCCAGTGGCGCCGATCCCGGTGCAGACCGCTCGGGGATGCGCCCGGTCTACTACCAGAAGGGCGCCGACCGCATGCTGGCGGTGTTCACCTCGCCCGCCGCCGCCGAAGCGGTAAACGAGATCGCCCCGTATCTCGTCACGTTCTCCGGCGAGCAGCTGCTGTCGACGATGCCGGCGACCGACGGGTTGGTCGTCAATCCCGGCACTCCCGTGGGCTTCGACGTGGAGCCCGAAGGATTGACGCAGTTGCGCGACGAACTGGGCACTTCAGCGGCCTGA
- the argG gene encoding argininosuccinate synthase, translating to MSKVLQSLPVGERVGIAFSGGLDTSVAVAWMRDKGAIPCTYTGDLGQPDETDIEAIPGRAAQYGAEVSRLVDCKRALVEEGFGALACGAFHIRSGGRTYFNTTPIGRAVTGTLLVRAMKEDGVDIWGDGSTYKGNDIERFYRYGLLANPALRIYKPWLDPDFVGELGGRAEMSQWLVEHGFPYRDSAEKAYSTDANIWGATHEAKTLEHLDVSLETVEPIMGVRFWDPSVQIETEDVTVAFEAGRPVALNGVSFDDPVELVLEANRIGGRHGLGMSDQIENRIIEAKSRGIYEAPGMALLFIAYERLVNAILNEDTLATYHEQGRRLGRLMYEGRWLEPQALMLRESIQKWVGSVVTGVVTLRLRRGEDYTILDTVAAHASYQPEKLSMERVGDAAFGPVDRIGQLTMRNLDIADSRGRLEQYAGLGLIGGATRELVGRLEQGAADEISEAGAETQQAAAAFDEAGEGAAFDSGTD from the coding sequence ATGTCGAAGGTCCTGCAGTCTCTCCCCGTCGGCGAGCGCGTCGGCATCGCCTTCTCCGGGGGGCTTGACACCTCGGTCGCCGTCGCGTGGATGCGCGACAAGGGCGCGATCCCGTGCACGTACACGGGCGACCTCGGCCAGCCCGACGAGACCGACATCGAGGCGATCCCGGGCCGAGCCGCGCAGTACGGCGCCGAGGTCTCGCGTCTGGTCGACTGCAAACGCGCGCTGGTCGAAGAGGGGTTCGGGGCGCTGGCGTGCGGCGCTTTCCACATTCGCAGCGGCGGGCGCACCTATTTCAACACGACGCCGATCGGCCGCGCCGTGACCGGCACGCTGCTCGTGCGCGCCATGAAGGAAGACGGCGTCGACATCTGGGGCGACGGCTCGACCTACAAGGGCAACGACATCGAGCGCTTCTACCGCTACGGGCTGCTGGCCAACCCGGCGCTGCGCATCTACAAGCCGTGGCTCGACCCCGACTTCGTCGGCGAACTGGGCGGGCGCGCGGAGATGAGCCAGTGGCTCGTCGAGCACGGCTTTCCGTACCGCGACTCGGCTGAGAAGGCGTACTCGACCGACGCCAACATCTGGGGTGCGACGCACGAGGCCAAGACCCTCGAGCACCTCGATGTGTCGCTCGAGACCGTCGAGCCGATCATGGGTGTGCGATTCTGGGATCCGTCGGTGCAGATCGAGACCGAAGACGTCACCGTCGCCTTCGAAGCCGGACGCCCGGTCGCACTGAACGGCGTCTCGTTCGACGACCCGGTCGAGCTCGTGCTCGAGGCGAACCGCATCGGCGGACGCCACGGTCTGGGCATGAGCGACCAGATCGAGAACCGCATCATCGAGGCCAAATCGCGTGGCATCTACGAGGCTCCGGGCATGGCGCTGCTGTTCATCGCGTACGAGCGCCTGGTGAACGCGATTCTCAACGAAGACACGCTGGCCACTTACCACGAGCAGGGTCGGCGGCTGGGCCGGCTGATGTATGAGGGACGCTGGCTCGAGCCGCAGGCACTCATGCTGCGCGAGTCGATCCAGAAGTGGGTGGGCTCGGTCGTCACCGGTGTGGTGACCCTGCGTCTGCGCCGCGGCGAAGACTACACGATCCTCGACACTGTCGCCGCCCACGCCTCGTACCAGCCCGAGAAGCTCTCGATGGAGCGCGTCGGTGACGCCGCCTTCGGCCCGGTCGACCGCATCGGGCAGCTCACGATGCGCAATCTCGACATCGCCGACTCGCGCGGCCGGCTTGAGCAGTATGCCGGCCTGGGCCTGATCGGCGGGGCGACCCGCGAGCTGGTCGGCCGGCTCGAGCAGGGTGCTGCCGACGAGATCTCCGAGGCCGGCGCCGAGACGCAGCAGGCTGCCGCCGCTTTCGATGAGGCCGGCGAGGGCGCCGCGTTCGACTCCGGCACCGACTGA
- a CDS encoding lactonase family protein has protein sequence MGSLGERDVRSLGGREDEGEDAAAERVSRTHQTAFLPGGLVATTDMGLDIVRFWRDAADGLRPVGQVVLPRGCGPRHMRWHVSGHLYVVTELSREVFVLAPEASGAWRVVGGTPLAPGLLDDDTAAELAASRDGEFLYAGVRGSNTIVTLRVRGDGSQLQPVALGESGVNWPRHHVVVRDTLLVGGQLSDEVASLSLDQRTGVPGRVRYRTAVPSPTCLLPAR, from the coding sequence GTGGGTTCGCTGGGGGAGCGCGATGTGCGTTCGCTGGGTGGTCGGGAGGACGAGGGCGAGGATGCCGCGGCCGAGCGCGTTTCGCGCACCCACCAGACGGCGTTCCTACCAGGCGGTCTGGTGGCCACCACCGACATGGGGCTCGATATCGTGCGGTTCTGGCGCGACGCCGCCGATGGCCTGCGGCCCGTCGGCCAGGTCGTACTGCCCCGCGGTTGCGGACCCCGGCACATGCGCTGGCATGTCAGCGGGCACCTGTACGTGGTCACAGAGCTCTCGCGCGAGGTCTTCGTGCTCGCACCCGAGGCGTCCGGCGCGTGGCGGGTCGTCGGCGGCACGCCCCTGGCCCCGGGCCTGCTCGACGATGACACGGCGGCCGAGCTTGCGGCATCCCGCGACGGAGAGTTCCTCTATGCCGGCGTGCGCGGCTCGAACACCATCGTGACGCTGCGGGTGCGCGGCGACGGCTCGCAGCTGCAGCCGGTGGCGCTGGGCGAGTCGGGCGTGAACTGGCCCCGGCATCACGTCGTCGTGCGCGACACGCTGTTGGTGGGCGGGCAGCTCTCCGACGAGGTCGCATCGCTGTCGCTCGACCAGCGCACGGGCGTGCCCGGTCGGGTGCGGTACCGCACCGCCGTGCCGTCGCCGACGTGCCTGCTGCCCGCGCGCTGA
- a CDS encoding AI-2E family transporter, whose amino-acid sequence MTDATAHTPDESAAIGESDAAAGPGPLSPGEPVMAPATGPATDTVAVQSGEALPSRTFWASLNHPFAVGFFVTAGALIAIVLGLAVSNLSTVIIYVVFAMFAALGLDPLVRMLERHSVARPWGIVIVYTVFALVLVGILWLIIPTVIDQITAFVKNVPQLVSDFQSSSVYAWLQNNFGDQVGDLVGQIQKFLSDPANIAAIGGGVVQVGVTIGTTISGLIIILVLSLYFLASLPAMKVAFTSLAPARNRPKVSSITEQITTSIGSYLGGMVVLAFFNAIVAFILYLVLGLPFPLLLAVVAFVITLIPLVGSVLFWVIGSTVALFASPLGALVFAIVYIIYMQIEAYVLTPRVMNKAVSVPGSLVVIGALVGGTLLGLLGALVAIPVTASILLIIKQVVIPRQDSKV is encoded by the coding sequence ATGACAGACGCAACGGCGCACACTCCCGACGAGAGCGCGGCGATCGGAGAATCGGATGCCGCGGCTGGGCCGGGCCCACTCAGCCCTGGCGAACCCGTCATGGCCCCTGCCACGGGCCCGGCGACAGACACCGTCGCCGTGCAATCGGGCGAGGCGCTGCCCTCGCGCACCTTTTGGGCGAGCCTGAACCACCCGTTCGCAGTCGGCTTCTTCGTCACCGCGGGCGCGCTCATCGCCATCGTTCTGGGGCTGGCCGTCTCGAACCTCTCCACGGTGATCATCTACGTCGTCTTCGCGATGTTCGCAGCACTGGGCCTCGACCCGCTGGTCCGGATGCTGGAGCGCCACAGCGTCGCGCGCCCCTGGGGCATCGTGATCGTCTACACGGTGTTCGCGCTCGTGCTCGTGGGCATTCTGTGGCTGATCATCCCGACGGTGATCGATCAGATCACCGCGTTCGTGAAGAACGTGCCCCAGCTCGTGTCGGACTTCCAGTCGTCGAGCGTGTACGCGTGGCTGCAGAACAACTTCGGCGACCAGGTCGGCGACCTCGTCGGCCAGATCCAGAAGTTCCTCTCCGACCCGGCCAACATCGCGGCGATCGGCGGCGGGGTCGTGCAGGTGGGCGTGACCATCGGCACGACCATCTCTGGACTGATCATCATCCTCGTGCTCAGCCTGTACTTCCTCGCGTCGCTGCCGGCGATGAAGGTGGCATTCACGTCGCTGGCCCCGGCACGCAACCGTCCGAAGGTCAGCTCGATCACCGAACAGATCACGACCTCGATCGGCAGCTACCTCGGCGGCATGGTCGTGCTGGCGTTCTTCAACGCGATCGTCGCGTTCATCCTCTACCTGGTCCTGGGGTTGCCGTTCCCCCTGCTGCTGGCGGTCGTCGCCTTCGTGATCACGCTCATTCCTCTGGTCGGCTCGGTGCTGTTCTGGGTGATCGGCTCGACGGTCGCGCTGTTCGCCAGCCCGCTGGGCGCGCTCGTGTTCGCAATCGTGTACATCATCTATATGCAGATCGAGGCGTACGTGCTCACCCCGCGGGTGATGAACAAGGCGGTCTCGGTGCCCGGTTCGCTGGTGGTCATCGGGGCACTCGTCGGCGGCACGCTGCTCGGCCTCCTCGGGGCGCTCGTCGCGATTCCGGTGACCGCGTCGATTCTGCTGATCATCAAGCAGGTCGTGATTCCGCGACAAGACTCGAAGGTGTAG
- a CDS encoding chorismate mutase has protein sequence MTDAEDPNTTLRRFRHSIDNIDAALIYLLAERFKCTKQVGRLKAEHRMPPSDPAREEQQVARLRRLAEEADLDPEFAQKWFAFVVAEVIRHHEAAADDL, from the coding sequence ATGACCGACGCCGAAGACCCCAACACCACGCTGCGTCGCTTTCGGCACAGCATCGACAACATCGATGCTGCGCTCATCTATCTGCTCGCCGAGCGGTTCAAATGCACCAAGCAGGTCGGACGACTCAAGGCTGAACATCGGATGCCGCCCTCCGACCCCGCCCGCGAAGAGCAACAGGTCGCGCGCCTGCGGCGGCTGGCCGAAGAAGCCGACCTCGACCCCGAGTTCGCGCAGAAGTGGTTCGCCTTCGTCGTCGCCGAGGTCATCCGCCACCACGAGGCCGCCGCCGACGACCTCTAG